In Panthera leo isolate Ple1 chromosome F3, P.leo_Ple1_pat1.1, whole genome shotgun sequence, one genomic interval encodes:
- the LOC122211757 gene encoding ferritin light chain-like, whose amino-acid sequence MNKDSQKPRTSWKPPWPWTEKDLKLHVLNCACPACPRADPHLCDFLENHFLDEERKLFKKMGNNLTVQAGWPPGGAG is encoded by the exons ATGAACAAG GACAGTCAGAAACCGCGGACATCATGGAAGCCGCCATGGCCCTGGACGGAGAAGGACCTGAAGCTGCATGTACTGAACTGTGCATGTCCTGCCTGTCCCCGGGCAGACCCCCATCTCTGTGACTTCCTGGAGAACCACTTCCTGGATGAGGAGAGGAAACTGTTCAAGAAGATGGGCAACAACTTGACTGTGCAGGCTGGCTGGCCTCCAGGCGGGGCTGGGTGA